A stretch of the Lactuca sativa cultivar Salinas chromosome 9, Lsat_Salinas_v11, whole genome shotgun sequence genome encodes the following:
- the LOC111879016 gene encoding protein DMP5, translated as MSLRARPVVNTSSSDEEEDEKEINSGSRKPPPPSLSQRAISQTLASTAQLSNLLPTGTLLALQTVTPIFTNHGSCDAATRPLTAILLIFLTAACFLASFTDSFKSSDGQVFYGFATFKGMWLFDYQTAAASPSGLPDLRKYRLTVVDWIHAFVSAFVLVTLAMRDRSVVSCFYPRPSHEVQEVLDIVPLGLGLICSLVFVIFPSKRHGIGYPVTH; from the coding sequence ATGTCTCTTAGAGCTCGGCCGGTTGTAAACACATCCTCATCCGACGAGGAGGAGGATGAGAAGGAAATTAATTCCGGCAGCCgtaaaccaccaccaccatctctttCGCAACGAGCTATATCACAGACGCTAGCTAGCACAGCCCAACTATCCAATCTCCTCCCAACTGGCACCCTCCTAGCCCTTCAAACTGTAACACCCATCTTCACCAACCACGGCTCCTGTGACGCCGCCACACGTCCACTCACTGCCATCCTTCTCATCTTCCTCACCGCCGCTTGCTTTCTGGCGAGCTTCACCGACAGCTTCAAATCCTCAGACGGGCAGGTCTTCTATGGGTTTGCAACGTTCAAAGGCATGTGGCTCTTCGATTACCAAACGGCAGCTGCATCACCATCCGGTTTACCGGACCTGAGAAAATACAGGTTGACGGTGGTCGACTGGATTCATGCTTTTGTGTCGGCATTCGTATTGGTGACACTGGCCATGAGAGATAGGAGCGTGGTGAGTTGCTTTTATCCACGACCGAGTCATGAGGTTCAAGAGGTTCTGGACATCGTTCCATTGGGGCTTGGTCTTATTTGCAGTTTGGTGTTTGTCATCTTTCCTTCAAAGAGACATGGCATTGGCTACCCGGTCACTCATTGA